One Nitrososphaerota archaeon DNA segment encodes these proteins:
- a CDS encoding transcriptional regulator, with product MPEIWLNYGATDVVLDIKAENLDQKIELDSPVLDDSQISERLDGLDITKPITLVVLNYTQAIQKTLSIIFEKCTQKSAPRPKVFADKQFMNIVRSSLPPESQVLAFEGIENVDSNLVFVGEMEFDGLFGFDTISTKLLRKFGKDQMLSAYEKRQGNLPNPGKETQPMEVAKSFAGTFDISAIEIVSHNKGIADLAIGHPSNTGTISKTMATFAKSIEKHRTLLISTGKDASNDTLGRSIGSLWNCYTTIRDEGLAILLGECRAGIGSEAIRQYIEGRMSIERLQKPAKYVDGMEDLLYISEIQKKIQIGIVSVLPEFYIKKLNMKLFDGVKETLEYVLKHQGARQKVSIVPDGARILLGPN from the coding sequence ATGCCTGAAATTTGGTTAAACTATGGAGCCACCGATGTTGTCCTTGATATAAAGGCAGAAAACCTGGACCAAAAAATCGAGCTCGACTCTCCAGTATTGGATGACTCACAAATATCTGAAAGACTGGATGGACTAGACATAACAAAACCAATTACACTAGTTGTACTAAATTACACCCAGGCAATCCAAAAAACATTATCTATAATATTTGAGAAATGTACGCAAAAATCAGCCCCTAGACCTAAAGTGTTTGCAGACAAGCAATTCATGAATATAGTTAGATCAAGCCTCCCTCCGGAAAGTCAGGTTTTGGCGTTTGAAGGAATTGAAAATGTTGACTCCAATCTGGTCTTTGTAGGAGAAATGGAGTTTGACGGCCTGTTCGGCTTTGACACTATATCTACAAAACTATTGCGAAAATTTGGCAAGGACCAGATGCTGTCCGCATATGAGAAAAGACAAGGCAACCTCCCTAATCCAGGAAAAGAAACACAACCAATGGAAGTAGCCAAGTCCTTTGCAGGTACATTTGATATTTCTGCAATAGAAATTGTATCACACAACAAGGGAATTGCAGATCTTGCAATAGGCCATCCTTCCAATACGGGTACAATATCAAAAACAATGGCAACATTTGCAAAATCCATAGAAAAGCACCGAACCCTGCTAATCAGCACAGGCAAGGACGCAAGCAACGACACGCTTGGTAGGTCCATAGGCTCGCTTTGGAACTGTTATACCACAATACGTGACGAAGGCCTAGCTATTCTGCTTGGCGAGTGCAGGGCAGGAATAGGCTCTGAGGCAATACGACAGTACATTGAAGGTAGGATGAGTATAGAGAGGCTGCAAAAGCCGGCAAAATATGTAGACGGGATGGAGGATTTACTATACATATCAGAGATTCAAAAAAAGATCCAAATAGGAATTGTATCTGTTTTACCAGAATTTTACATCAAAAAACTAAACATGAAATTGTTTGACGGCGTCAAGGAAACTCTGGAATACGTCCTAAAACACCAAGGCGCAAGACAAAAGGTATCAATTGTGCCGGATGGTGCAAGAATCCTTCTAGGGCCAAATTGA
- a CDS encoding ribosome biogenesis/translation initiation ATPase RLI yields the protein MTHRVAVLDKELCQPKKCGLECIKYCPVNKSGADCIILNEEIKKAQIDEDICNGCGICVKVCPFEAITIVNLATELGTDKIHQYGKNSFRLYKLPTPKKGEVVGLLGRNGMGKSTVVSILSGNLKPNLGNYDSPPEWDQILKRFAGTELKEHFEKIKNQEIRAAIKPQQVYNISQVFDGTGKELLDKYDQRGVTGYLVKELGLQNSLEHHVKELSGGELQRISVAAVASRESDFYFFDEPSSYNDVFQRRGVARVIHSLANIGKSVMVVEHDLTLLDFLSDYIEILYGEPSAYGIVSGILSTKVGINVFLDGYLPNENVRFRDKKFSFDVSTSAEDFEKGEVLIKYPALKRNYPAFSVSVEPGQVRRGEVMGIMGANALGKTTMMKMIAGVEKPDEGTVDKVITISYKPQYIPNDYDVEVLSVLDKANGGPIFGSIEEEQIVDPLKIKKLYNKSIKNLSGGELQKVAVATCLLKKADVYALDEPSAFLDVEDRIAIAKFIQRFVRSFAKSAIIIDHDIQLMDLISDTMVIFEGESGKSGHGTTAMSKADAMNRFLNSLDITFRRDEQTLRPRVNKSGSRLDKQQKDSGQFYYKH from the coding sequence ATGACGCATCGAGTAGCGGTACTAGACAAGGAATTATGCCAGCCAAAAAAGTGTGGCCTAGAGTGCATCAAGTACTGTCCTGTCAACAAGTCAGGCGCTGACTGTATCATACTAAATGAGGAGATAAAAAAAGCGCAAATAGACGAGGACATTTGTAATGGGTGCGGAATCTGCGTCAAAGTATGCCCGTTTGAGGCAATCACAATAGTAAATCTGGCAACAGAATTAGGGACAGATAAGATTCACCAGTATGGGAAGAATTCATTTCGACTATACAAATTACCTACGCCAAAAAAAGGTGAAGTTGTAGGATTATTGGGAAGAAACGGTATGGGAAAAAGCACGGTTGTTTCCATTTTGTCCGGCAATCTTAAGCCAAACCTTGGCAACTATGATTCCCCACCTGAATGGGACCAAATACTGAAGAGATTTGCAGGAACTGAGCTAAAGGAGCACTTTGAGAAAATAAAAAACCAAGAGATAAGGGCGGCAATAAAACCACAACAAGTCTATAACATTTCCCAGGTCTTTGACGGGACTGGAAAAGAGTTACTGGACAAATATGATCAGAGGGGAGTCACAGGGTATTTGGTAAAGGAGCTTGGCCTGCAAAATTCACTAGAGCATCACGTAAAGGAATTATCTGGTGGAGAGCTGCAAAGAATTTCTGTTGCAGCTGTTGCCTCAAGGGAATCTGATTTTTACTTTTTTGACGAGCCTTCATCGTACAATGACGTATTTCAGAGAAGGGGAGTCGCACGCGTAATACACAGCTTGGCAAACATTGGAAAATCAGTAATGGTGGTAGAACATGACTTGACTCTGCTTGACTTTTTGTCCGATTATATTGAAATTTTGTATGGCGAACCTTCTGCATACGGAATTGTGTCTGGGATATTATCAACAAAAGTTGGAATCAATGTATTTTTGGACGGATATCTTCCAAACGAAAACGTCAGGTTTCGTGACAAGAAATTCAGCTTTGATGTGTCCACGTCTGCTGAAGACTTTGAGAAGGGCGAAGTTCTAATCAAATATCCAGCACTAAAGCGAAACTATCCTGCATTTTCTGTCTCTGTCGAGCCAGGCCAAGTAAGGAGAGGTGAAGTCATGGGAATAATGGGCGCAAATGCTCTTGGAAAGACAACCATGATGAAGATGATTGCGGGAGTCGAAAAGCCAGATGAAGGAACAGTTGACAAGGTGATTACAATATCTTACAAGCCACAGTATATTCCAAACGACTATGATGTCGAGGTGTTATCAGTACTTGACAAGGCAAACGGCGGCCCAATATTTGGAAGCATAGAAGAAGAGCAGATCGTCGATCCACTAAAGATAAAAAAACTGTACAACAAGTCAATCAAGAATTTATCAGGCGGAGAACTGCAAAAGGTGGCAGTTGCCACATGCCTTCTCAAAAAAGCAGACGTCTACGCACTAGATGAGCCATCGGCGTTTTTGGATGTAGAAGATAGAATTGCAATTGCCAAATTCATCCAGAGATTCGTAAGATCTTTTGCAAAATCAGCCATCATAATAGACCACGACATTCAGCTAATGGACTTGATTTCCGATACTATGGTAATCTTTGAGGGAGAGTCCGGAAAATCTGGCCATGGCACAACGGCAATGAGTAAAGCAGATGCAATGAATAGATTCCTCAATTCCTTAGACATTACATTTAGGCGGGACGAGCAGACCCTACGGCCACGAGTAAACAAGTCAGGAAGCAGGTTGGACAAGCAACAAAAAGACTCGGGCCAGTTTTACTATAAGCATTGA
- the rimI gene encoding ribosomal-protein-alanine N-acetyltransferase — protein sequence MQIINHQTGDYIIRHCELGDLIPVMEINLKTLPEHYSDYFYESLLAELPEAFLVAEHQGKLVGYIMCKTEYGFSNFKKLGFVKKGHVVSVAVLEEYRKQGLGKAIIEECIQGIKSKRCDELYLEVRCSNGDAVRLYEKIGFVIKQRLKAYYRDGEDAFLMAIEFTY from the coding sequence TTGCAGATAATCAACCACCAGACTGGAGATTACATAATCCGACACTGCGAGCTGGGCGACCTAATCCCTGTAATGGAGATAAATCTCAAGACTCTGCCAGAGCATTATTCAGATTATTTCTATGAGAGTCTCCTAGCAGAACTACCGGAAGCATTCCTAGTTGCAGAACACCAAGGCAAGCTAGTAGGATACATCATGTGTAAGACAGAATATGGATTTTCAAATTTCAAAAAGCTTGGCTTTGTCAAAAAGGGACACGTGGTCTCTGTTGCAGTATTAGAAGAGTACAGAAAGCAGGGGCTGGGCAAGGCAATCATAGAAGAATGCATCCAGGGTATCAAGTCAAAGAGATGCGACGAACTGTATTTGGAGGTCAGGTGTAGCAACGGCGATGCAGTCCGATTGTACGAAAAAATAGGATTTGTCATAAAGCAGAGACTTAAGGCATACTATAGGGATGGTGAGGATGCCTTTTTGATGGCCATCGAATTTACATATTAG
- a CDS encoding TATA box-binding protein produces MPQTKPIVSIENVVASATIEQRLDLTEITKKFPDTEWNPEQFPGLVFRIKSPKTATLIFSSGKMVCTGGKSEEMAVKAVNSVVAQLKKGGIKIKNNAVVTVQNIVASGNLGGKIHLEQAARILPRSMYEPEQFPGLIHRMLDPKTVVLLFASGKLVCTGAKKESDVYRSVNNLHNTLEDKKLMIYD; encoded by the coding sequence ATGCCGCAAACAAAACCAATAGTATCAATCGAAAACGTAGTCGCCTCTGCCACAATAGAGCAAAGGCTGGATCTGACAGAAATCACGAAAAAATTCCCAGACACGGAATGGAACCCAGAACAGTTCCCTGGATTAGTATTTAGAATCAAAAGCCCAAAGACTGCTACTCTGATTTTCTCATCAGGCAAGATGGTCTGCACCGGAGGAAAATCAGAAGAGATGGCAGTCAAAGCTGTAAACTCTGTTGTAGCCCAGCTAAAAAAGGGTGGAATCAAAATAAAAAATAATGCAGTAGTAACCGTACAAAATATAGTAGCATCTGGAAATCTTGGCGGAAAAATTCACCTAGAGCAAGCAGCTAGGATATTGCCGCGAAGTATGTACGAGCCAGAGCAATTTCCTGGATTAATCCATAGGATGCTTGACCCAAAAACAGTGGTACTCTTATTTGCATCAGGAAAATTGGTATGTACCGGAGCAAAAAAGGAATCCGATGTTTACCGCTCGGTAAATAATCTACACAACACCCTAGAAGACAAAAAGCTAATGATATACGACTAG
- a CDS encoding pyrroloquinoline quinone biosynthesis protein PqqC, whose amino-acid sequence MSLTKKIDQLIEQKSLLKHPFYQMWSDGKLSKEMLAGYSKEYFQMVKAVPSFVGMIVPYTPESMVSEIKENQYEESEHIAPWAHFAVSLGVQNIESYIGLEKTTTAVSELSSLITSLESGAAAMYAFEKEIPKISHTKLEGLAKFYNITSDSATEYFRLHEEADIRHAATWEKILDTIPEEKHVEILTIAEKSLDAQNHLLDSCYENYCTSL is encoded by the coding sequence ATGTCACTTACAAAAAAAATAGATCAGCTAATCGAGCAGAAGAGCTTACTCAAGCACCCGTTTTATCAAATGTGGTCAGACGGCAAATTATCTAAAGAAATGCTTGCAGGTTATTCTAAAGAATACTTCCAAATGGTAAAGGCAGTTCCGTCTTTTGTTGGCATGATTGTGCCATACACGCCAGAATCAATGGTATCAGAAATCAAAGAAAACCAATATGAAGAATCAGAACATATTGCTCCTTGGGCTCATTTTGCAGTATCTCTGGGCGTGCAAAACATAGAGTCCTATATAGGACTTGAAAAGACAACTACGGCTGTATCTGAGCTATCAAGTTTAATAACTTCACTAGAATCAGGCGCAGCTGCTATGTATGCGTTTGAAAAGGAAATTCCAAAAATAAGCCACACAAAGCTAGAGGGCTTGGCAAAATTCTACAATATCACTTCAGATTCAGCAACAGAATATTTCAGATTGCATGAGGAAGCAGATATTAGACATGCAGCAACATGGGAGAAAATACTGGATACTATTCCAGAAGAAAAACATGTCGAAATTTTGACAATTGCAGAAAAGTCACTTGATGCACAAAACCATCTTCTGGACAGCTGCTACGAAAATTACTGCACATCTCTATAA
- a CDS encoding orotate phosphoribosyltransferase — protein sequence MEFVKEFATFLHQNGIIKFGDYTLASGKKSSYYVDLRLVPSYPHQFRRMIKHLQRLISEQIGFDGIDSVASVPTGGLVIASSLAYELVKPLVYVRSQAKDYGTGQLVEGIVKSGDRILLIDDVATTGGSIINGIKELKKAGAKITDAYVIVNRLEGAEKNLLQEGVTLHQIFDVIQVAKILHEQKLIDDSVLDKVKSQVRS from the coding sequence ATGGAGTTTGTAAAAGAGTTTGCAACGTTTTTGCACCAAAACGGCATAATCAAGTTTGGCGACTATACCCTGGCAAGTGGCAAGAAAAGCTCCTACTATGTAGATTTGAGACTAGTTCCTAGCTATCCGCACCAGTTCAGGCGCATGATTAAGCACTTGCAGCGCCTGATATCAGAGCAAATCGGCTTTGATGGTATTGATTCTGTTGCGTCCGTGCCTACGGGCGGTCTAGTCATTGCGTCGTCCTTGGCATACGAGCTGGTAAAGCCTCTAGTGTATGTAAGATCACAGGCAAAGGACTATGGAACTGGCCAGCTAGTAGAAGGCATTGTTAAGTCTGGTGACAGAATCCTTCTGATAGATGATGTTGCAACAACCGGTGGTTCTATCATAAATGGAATCAAGGAGCTCAAAAAGGCAGGTGCCAAAATTACAGATGCCTATGTTATAGTAAACAGATTAGAGGGAGCTGAGAAGAATTTGTTGCAGGAAGGAGTCACTTTACATCAAATCTTTGATGTAATACAGGTTGCCAAAATTTTGCACGAGCAAAAGCTAATCGATGATTCTGTTTTGGACAAGGTAAAAAGTCAGGTCCGGTCCTAG
- a CDS encoding transcriptional regulator — MNRRKMTGILIFCSCIGGFFVYAYLLMLSEWSPIVLQLSVLMIAGGILGVISWIGYMMATTKSSPSSILPDDK; from the coding sequence ATGAATAGACGTAAGATGACTGGAATTTTGATCTTTTGTTCCTGCATAGGGGGGTTTTTTGTCTATGCGTATTTGCTGATGCTCTCCGAGTGGAGTCCAATAGTATTACAATTATCGGTACTGATGATTGCAGGCGGAATCCTTGGTGTGATATCCTGGATTGGCTACATGATGGCAACTACAAAGTCGTCGCCGTCTTCTATTCTACCTGACGATAAATAA
- a CDS encoding class I SAM-dependent methyltransferase family protein, producing MLKKALEGVLNPTEASDLYSAFDQIGDIIIVRIPDSLLSKKKIIGQTLLESVHPARSVFYQSSDVSGDFRTRKLEVIAGEDKTETEYREHGCRFKVDVEKAFFSPRLSTERKRIADLVQDGEVLINMFGGVGMFSIVAAKAKNCTVYNIDLNPHASRLCEESVKLNKKLKGKIISINGDAAQVVREQLCDKGDRTLMLLPERSDEFLDSAVLATKSGGIIHYYSHQHADRRQNSAELSKKHFLQVTPVKAETIGGRMVRAVGPRYYQTVVDVKITK from the coding sequence ATGCTAAAAAAAGCACTGGAAGGTGTGCTAAATCCAACAGAGGCATCCGATCTGTATTCCGCATTTGATCAGATAGGCGACATCATCATAGTCAGGATTCCTGATTCCCTATTATCAAAGAAAAAGATAATCGGCCAGACATTGTTGGAATCGGTGCATCCTGCACGCTCGGTTTTTTACCAGAGTTCCGATGTCTCAGGCGACTTTAGGACAAGAAAGCTAGAGGTAATTGCAGGTGAAGATAAAACCGAGACTGAATACCGCGAACATGGTTGTAGATTCAAAGTGGATGTGGAAAAGGCGTTTTTCTCGCCAAGACTATCCACTGAAAGAAAGAGAATAGCTGATCTAGTCCAAGACGGGGAGGTCCTAATCAACATGTTTGGCGGAGTCGGTATGTTCTCCATAGTTGCCGCTAAGGCAAAAAACTGCACAGTGTACAATATCGACCTAAATCCGCATGCTTCCAGATTATGCGAGGAAAGCGTCAAGCTGAACAAAAAGCTCAAGGGTAAAATAATATCCATAAATGGAGATGCAGCCCAAGTTGTAAGGGAACAGCTCTGCGACAAGGGAGACAGAACCCTGATGTTGCTTCCCGAAAGATCCGATGAATTTTTAGACTCTGCTGTTCTTGCCACAAAGTCGGGCGGAATAATTCATTATTATTCACATCAGCATGCCGACAGGCGTCAAAACTCTGCCGAACTATCAAAGAAACACTTTTTGCAAGTAACGCCGGTAAAGGCAGAAACAATTGGGGGAAGAATGGTGCGGGCAGTAGGTCCTCGATACTACCAAACAGTAGTGGATGTCAAAATTACAAAATAA
- a CDS encoding site-2 protease family protein — protein MSEPTQEDVIAIVSSVFSIQAVSVTLEKMEFEISDYDSEKFVGLAQRLEKIGIVCFVQKHSTSIVIQANRLPPESKKKKFLSRAWLQRILFCVVVVFAMIDGYYKTIGANSLTYIGDPLDFAVLYTISLIGILGVHEAGHLVAARWHRIRTTWPYFIPGIPVFGLVPTFGAVIQSRGLMVNRNIIFDIAIAGPIAGLVVAVLVSFYGAYTSPILEPSISDGVDGLRKLDDSIFMQIALGVFGKAGSDVEVLMSPVMFAAWIGFLITFLNLLPAWQLDGGHMAHAMFGQKIHRIATYASVGVLFLLRYEMMAIFILIFSMRNMSVRPLDDVSPLSKNRRLLYIMVIALAVLCAPLPFSIWP, from the coding sequence ATGAGCGAGCCTACGCAAGAAGACGTAATTGCCATTGTATCGTCCGTGTTTTCCATTCAGGCAGTATCTGTAACACTTGAGAAAATGGAGTTTGAGATATCAGATTACGACTCGGAAAAATTTGTCGGCCTCGCGCAAAGACTGGAAAAAATAGGAATTGTATGTTTTGTGCAAAAACACTCTACCAGCATAGTAATCCAGGCAAACAGACTTCCACCAGAATCGAAAAAGAAAAAATTCCTTTCGCGCGCCTGGCTACAGAGAATTCTGTTTTGTGTCGTGGTAGTATTTGCCATGATTGATGGCTACTACAAGACTATAGGTGCAAACAGCCTGACTTACATCGGAGACCCGCTTGATTTTGCTGTATTATACACGATATCGCTTATTGGTATACTTGGCGTACACGAGGCAGGGCACTTAGTTGCGGCAAGATGGCACAGAATACGCACGACTTGGCCGTACTTTATTCCTGGAATTCCCGTGTTTGGCCTAGTTCCGACATTTGGTGCAGTAATCCAATCCCGTGGCTTGATGGTTAATCGCAACATCATTTTTGATATTGCAATTGCAGGTCCCATCGCGGGCCTAGTTGTTGCTGTGTTGGTGTCGTTCTACGGTGCTTATACTTCGCCGATTTTGGAACCCAGCATTTCTGATGGAGTTGACGGCTTACGTAAGCTTGACGACAGCATTTTCATGCAGATAGCGCTCGGTGTGTTTGGAAAAGCAGGATCCGACGTTGAGGTGCTAATGTCGCCTGTGATGTTTGCGGCATGGATTGGGTTTTTGATCACATTTTTGAATTTATTACCAGCATGGCAGCTTGACGGGGGTCACATGGCACACGCAATGTTTGGCCAAAAAATCCACAGAATTGCCACCTATGCAAGTGTTGGTGTTTTGTTTTTGCTTCGATATGAGATGATGGCAATATTCATTTTGATATTTAGCATGAGAAACATGAGTGTGAGACCGCTAGATGACGTCTCGCCATTATCCAAGAACAGAAGGCTACTCTATATCATGGTAATAGCATTAGCTGTATTGTGTGCTCCTTTGCCGTTCTCAATTTGGCCCTAG